Genomic segment of Penaeus monodon isolate SGIC_2016 chromosome 32, NSTDA_Pmon_1, whole genome shotgun sequence:
ataatcgaCTATTGGTACTNNNNNNNNNNNNNNNNNNNNNNNNNNNNNNNNNNNNNNNNNNNNNNNNNNNNNNNNNNNNNNNNNNNNNNNNNNNNNNNNNNNNNNNNNNNNNNNNNNNNNNNNNNNNNNNNNNNNNNNNNNNNNNNNNTCTTGGTCATACAGTCCTTATGTCAATGTTCTTATTAGAAGCTGCCCGTCACTGCAACGCCAAGAACCTGCAAGCGAGCCTTGTATCCTGAACAGAACTTCTGCAGGAGTCGGAACCTCTGTGTCAATTGCTGGTTCCTCTGCTCAAGGCCATCAAGCTCCGTGCGAGCTTTGTCGTGGAGATCGCGCATCTTCCTTCGGTAAATGGCCGAAGCCTCGTTGTTGAGGACGCGGGACCGCTGATCTCGTTCCTCAGCGCTGCTGAGGAACTGACGCTGATGCCGATGTCGATAGCCTTTTCGTTTCTTTGAAGTGCCACTACTAGACACACAAGCAGTAGCTACACCTTCGTGATGTTGTAAGACATCAGACTGTTGGTCCCAGTCATGAGAAATACCCGATTGTTGATGAGGTTGCTCAACAACACCCATTTGATGGTCATTATGATAAGCATATCCAGAATGCTGGTCATATGGCTGAAAAATATTCGTTTGCTGAAAAGATCCTCCCAATTTGTCATCGTATTGAGAGAGGTGCAAGTGTGGctgataagaataagaggaagtagCCTGTTGCTCGCAATACTGAGAAGGAACATATCCGTCCGTGGTGTGAGATGATGGATATGGAGGTTGCATCCCACTGCTAAACAAGTCGTTGGGGTTGACTGCACCAAGACCCTGCAAAGATTATAAATCCGTTAGTTATCTTGCACATGTTGACTGTCACATAATGCTTTTATCAATAGGAAAACTCGTGTACGTACCAAGAAATCCTCGTCCGAACAGAAAGATGTGGCACTGAAAATGCTTTCAGAGGACGCCGAGTTGGATGCTGCTCCTGCCACGCTCGACTCAGGCCACAGTTCGGCTGCCAGAAGATCCAAATCAAAGTTGGCAATGTACTCTTCATCTTCACAGACATTGGAGCTTTGTGTGCCAAATATTAAACTGGCACTTAGATATTCATCGCCGCCTCCGACAACGCCGTAGAAGGCATCTTGAGGTGGGTAATCCGACATGGCGACGTTTGTCGAAATTGGTTTCGTTgtagagaattttgaaaaggcAGATAGGGTAACTCAGTTTTAAATACACTTGTTGGAGGAAATGACAAGGATTCAGTAAATAGCACTATTTATACTGACGAGGAGAGTGAAGCTCCAGCACGGGTTTGACCCATGTTCAGcctatttccattttcttgtaAACGCACTGCAAAGCTGAACGTTGAGGTTCCAGTGCAGATGATGAAACTAAGAGAATAGTAATATGATTCATAGCACATAATTAATCCCTGACAACCATANNNNNNNNNNNNNNNNNNNNNNNNNNNNNNNNNNNNNNNNNNNNNNNNNNNNNNNNNNNNNNNNNNNNNNNNNNNNNNNNNNNNNNNNNNNNNNNNNNNNNNNNNNNNNNNNNNNNNNNNNNNNNNNNNNNNNNNNNNNNNNNNNNNNNNNNNNNNNNNNNNNNNNNNNNNNNNNNNNNNNNNNNNNNNNNNNNNNNNNNNNNNNNNNNNNNNNNNNNNNNNNNNNNNNNNNNNNNNNNNNNNNNNNNNNNNNNNNNNNNNNNNNNNNNNNNNNNNNNNNNNNNNNNNNNNNNNNNNNNNNNNNNNNNNNNNNNNNNNNNNNNNNNNNNNNNNNNNNNNNNNNNNNNNNNNNNNNNNNNNNNNNNNNNNNNNNNNNNNNNNNNNNNNNNNNNNNNNNNNNNNNNNNNNNNNNNNNNNNNNNNNNNNNNNNNNNNNNNNNNNNNNNNNNNNNNNNNNNNNNNNNNNNNNNNNNNNNNNNNNNNNNNNNNNNNNNNNNNNNNNNNNNNNNNNNNNNNNNNNNNNNNNNNNNNNNNNNNNNNNNNNNNNNNNNNNNNNNNNNNNNNNNNNNNNNNNNNNNNNNNNNNNNNNNNNNNNNNNNNNN
This window contains:
- the LOC119593348 gene encoding uncharacterized protein LOC119593348, whose amino-acid sequence is MSDYPPQDAFYGVVGGGDEYLSASLIFGTQSSNVCEDEEYIANFDLDLLAAELWPESSVAGAASNSASSESIFSATSFCSDEDFLGLGAVNPNDLFSSGMQPPYPSSHTTDGYVPSQYCEQQATSSYSYQPHLHLSQYDDKLGGSFQQTNIFQPYDQHSGYAYHNDHQMGVVEQPHQQSGISHDWDQQSDVLQHHEGVATACVSSSGTSKKRKGYRHRHQRQFLSSAEERDQRSRVLNNEASAIYRRKMRDLHDKARTELDGLEQRNQQLTQRFRLLQKFCSGYKARLQVLGVAVTGSF